One part of the Humulus lupulus chromosome 9, drHumLupu1.1, whole genome shotgun sequence genome encodes these proteins:
- the LOC133799841 gene encoding uncharacterized protein LOC133799841: protein MSGTVTTYAEALEKALEEEMCEERIWKGVVARREARKTNQGDHKRKPQEGQSNGVDKKLKGEGEVEASNKVVKGQIYIYGVKCKVLFDSGATNSYVSLDIADRLRLNVKRFANSFVTTLPLGELMLSSRWFQAVPIKVEEREHPRDSVEFNMKDYDVILGMDWLTKFGATIDCRRKIVTFRPEEGEQFTFMGEITGVRTPIISALKARSMIQKVFQAFIACIVDKTKETQLRHRDVRIVCEFPGVFPEDLPKLPPDREIEFIIKLAPGTAPISKAPYKMAPTEVKELKLYIEELLNNGFIRPSHSQMPQLLSWI from the exons ATGTCAGGCACTGTAACAACCTATGCTGAAGCACTAGAAAAGGCTTTGGAAGAAGAGATGTGTGAGGAACGTATCTGGAAAGGAGTAGTTGCTAGAAGGGAAGCTAGGAAAACTAACCAAGGGGATCACAAGAGGAAACCCCAGGAAGGTCAAAGCAATGGAGTAGACAAGAAGCTCAAGGGAGAA GGAGAGGTGGAAGCTAGCAATAAAGTTGTGAAAGGtcaaatttatatatatggtGTAAAATGCAAAGTTTTATTTGATTCTGGAGCTACAAATTCATATGTGTCACTAGATATAGCTGATAGGCTAAGATTAAACGTTAAGAGGTTCGCAAATAGTTTTGTCACTACACTACCGTTGGGAGAACTGATGTTGTCATCAAGATGGTTTCAAGCAGTCCCTATCAAGGTAGAAGAAAGAGAACACCCTAGAGATTCGGTGGAGTTTAACATGAAGGACTATGATGTCATACTTGGAATGGATTGGCTCACAAAGTTTGGAGCTACCATCGACTGTAGAAGGAAGATTGTAACGTTCAGACCAGAAGAGGGCGAGCAATTCACATTCATGGGAGAAATAACTGGAGTTCGAACACCTATCATCTCAGCACTAAAGGCCAGAAGCATGATTCAGAAGGTATTCCAAGCATTTATTGCATGTATAGTGgacaaaacaaaggaaacacaACTAAGACATCGAGATGTTAGAATAGTGTGTGAATTCCCTGgggtatttccagaagatttacccaAACTACCCCCAGACAGAGAGATCGAGTTTATAATCAAGCTAGCACCGGGAACCGCACCAATATCAAAAGCACCATACAAAATGGCACCAACGGAGGTGAAGGAACTAAAGCTATATATAGAAGAACTGTTGAACAATGGTTTCATTCGACCAAGTCATTCGcaaatgccccagctgctttcatggatatga